One Candidatus Nitrososphaera evergladensis SR1 genomic window, TGGATACAAGAGTGATGAAGAAGAAAAAGAGGCATATTTTGATGCAGAACAGAACGCCGTGGTGGCAAAAAACGCAGAATTGTATTACAGGACGATGATGAAAGGTAGCGCCGCTTCATGGAACGTCCGCGACCACCACATGATGAACACGCTTGAGCGCCTGATGAGATTTCATGGCAGCGATTCCAAGTGCATAGTATGGGCGCATAACACCCACGTTGGCGATGCAAGGGCAACTGACATGCAAAGGGCCAAAATGGTAAACCTTGGCCAGCTTGCAAGGGAACAGGCAGGGCACGATAACGTAGTGCTGGTAGGTTTTGGAACATACGAGGGAACCGTAATTGCTGCAAAAGAATGGGGTGAAAAAATGGAGAAGATGCCTGTCCCGCCTGCAATTGATGGAAGCTGGGACAGCTTTTTGCACAAGTATGACGAAGCTGCCGAAAGGTATGACGATGATGGTAGTGACAGCAGAAGCAACAATGATAATGATAATCGAAAAACCATAAAGGATAAACTCTTTATCTTTAGCAATAGGGGAAAAGAAGGATACAGCACGTTTCTTGTCCCAAGGGGGCAGAGGGCAATCGGTGTAGTTTACAACCCTTCATACGAAAGATATGGAAATTACGTGGAAACCATTCTGCCCGAACGATACGATGCACTATTGTTTATTTTGATAAAACAAATGCGCTCCGACCAATACACATGCCAGTATCGCCAGACGAGGAACTTCCAGAGACTTTTCCTACTGGTGCATGATGACATAAGCACACACGCATGTGTATGTATGCGCGC contains:
- a CDS encoding erythromycin esterase family protein, producing MMTVYKLENASNLDPLLEHIGDARYVLLGEASHGTSEFYAWRTEITKRLIAEKDFSFVAVEGDWPDCYRVNRYVKGMAEAGSSAFEVLHAFSRWPTWMWANREIIELVGWLRFYNDRRVAGRNNRERRRDRKATTTTAAGFYGLDVYSLWESLDAVMQYLKKNYPDSLKAAINAYSCFEPYGRDVEEYARATAFIPESCEDEVVEMLVELRQKEQRKERNLASGGYKSDEEEKEAYFDAEQNAVVAKNAELYYRTMMKGSAASWNVRDHHMMNTLERLMRFHGSDSKCIVWAHNTHVGDARATDMQRAKMVNLGQLAREQAGHDNVVLVGFGTYEGTVIAAKEWGEKMEKMPVPPAIDGSWDSFLHKYDEAAERYDDDGSDSRSNNDNDNRKTIKDKLFIFSNRGKEGYSTFLVPRGQRAIGVVYNPSYERYGNYVETILPERYDALLFILIKQMRSDQYTCQYRQTRNFQRLFLLVHDDISTHACVCMRACMCYCYYC